One region of Salvia miltiorrhiza cultivar Shanhuang (shh) chromosome 3, IMPLAD_Smil_shh, whole genome shotgun sequence genomic DNA includes:
- the LOC131015599 gene encoding chaperone protein ClpB4, mitochondrial, whose product MAIVRSTPAVRLSRSAVAALRATGRGLQTLPASSPALRSASASPAFYPRAPVPTLTNNQNTISSASISSSSSCIRSYSSAASSQISNSEFTEMAWDGILGAVDAAKDSKHQVVETEHLMKALLEQKDGLARRIFTKAGVDNTSLLQSTDDFISQQPKVSGDTTGPIVGSHFTSLLENARKCKKQMGDSFLSVEHLVLAFPSDKRFGQKLLDNLQLSDKALKDAVDAVRGSQRVTDQNPEGKYEALEKYGNDLTELARRGKLDPVIGRDDEIRRCIQILSRRTKNNPVIIGEPGVGKTAIAEGLAQRIVRGDVPEPLLNRKLISLDMGSLLAGAKFRGDFEERLKAVLKEVTASNGQFILFIDEIHTVVGAGATGGAMDAGNLLKPMLGRGELRCIGATTLNEYRKYIEKDPALERRFQQVFCGQPSVEDTISILRGLRERYELHHGVKISDNALVSAAILSDRYITERFLPDKAIDLVDEAAAKLKMEITSKPTELDEVDRAVLKLEMEKLSLKNDTAPSSKERLMKLEHDLVALKQKQGELNKQWENEKILMNRVRSIKEEIDRVNLEMEAAEREYNLNRAAELKYGTLMALQRQLEEAEKNIADYRISGKSLLREEVTDLDIAEIVSRWTGIPLSNLQQTEREKLVLLEEVLHRRVVGQDMAVRSVADAIRRSRAGLSDPNRPIASFMFMGPTGVGKTELAKTLAGYLFNTENALVRIDMSEYMEKHAVSRLVGAPPGYVGYEEGGQLTEVVRRRPYSVVLFDEIEKAHHDVFNILLQLLDDGRITDSQGRTVSFTNTVLIMTSNIGSHYILETLRNTEDSKDAVYDVMKRQVVELARQTFRPEFMNRIDEYIVFQPLDSKQISKIVEIQLDRVRDRLKQRSINLHYTEDAVKVLATLGFDPNFGARPVKRVIQQMVENEIAMEILRGEIKEEDSIVLDQTPDAQGNKRLCIKKVEKFAQDAMVANN is encoded by the exons ATGGCAATTGTTAGAAGCACGCCGGCGGTGCGGCTAAGCAGGTCAGCCGTCGCAGCGCTTAGGGCAACCGGCAGGGGTCTTCAAACCCTACCAGCATCGTCCCCTGCGCTGCGCTCAGCCTCCGCCTCCCCTGCTTTTTATCCCCGTGCTCCCGTTCCCACCCTCACTAATAACCAAAATACAATTTCTTCTGCTTCgatctcatcatcatcatcatgcaTCCGCTCTTACTCCTCTGCTGCCTCTAGCCAG ATTAGCAACTCCGAGTTTACTGAAATGGCGTGGGATGGAATTCTTGGAGCTGTGGATGCAGCAAAAGACAGCAAACATCAAGTGGTGGAAACCGAGCATCTCATGAAAGCCCTTTTGGAACAAAAGGATGGCCTTGCTCGAAGAATATTCACCAAGGCTGGTGTTGACAACACATCGCTGCTGCAGTCGACTGATGACTTCATATCTCAGCAGCCCAAG GTTTCAGGGGATACAACCGGACCTATTGTGGGCTCTCACTTCACTTCTCTGTTGGAGAATGCTCGGAAATGTAAAAAACAAATGGGTGATTCGTTTTTGTCTGTTGAGCATCTAGTCTTGGCATTCCCTTCGGATAAAAGATTTGGGCAAAAGCTGCTCGACAATCTTCAACTAAGCGACAAGGCATTGAAGGATGCTGTTGATGCCGTTCGTGGCAGTCAAAGAGTAACTGACCAAA atccagaaggtaaATATGAGGCACTCGAGAAATATGGAAATGACTTAACTGAGCTTGCCAGACGTGGAAAGCTTGACCCAGTTATTGGACGTGATGATGAGATACGACGGTGCATCCAAATATTATCTCGTAGAACAAAGAACAACCCTGTTATAATTGGGGAACCTGGAGTTGGAAAAACTGCAATTGCTGAAGG GTTAGCTCAAAGGATTGTCCGTGGAGATGTTCCAGAACCTTTGCTAAATCGGAAG TTGATCTCTCTGGATATGGGCTCTTTGCTTGCTGGTGCGAAGTTTCGAGGTGATTTCGAGGAAAGGTTAAAGGCTGTCCTGAAGGAAGTGACCGCTTCAAATGGGCAGTTCATATTGTTTATTGATGAAATTCACACCGTGGTTGGTGCAG GGGCTACTGGAGGTGCGATGGATGCTGGGAATTTGTTGAAACCCATGCTTGGCCGTGGAGAACTAAGATGCATCGGGGCCACCACTCTGAATGAGTACAGGAAATACATTGAGAAGGACCCTGCTTTGGAACGTAGATTTCAACAAGTATTTTGTGGACAACCATCTGTGGAAGATACAATTTCCATTTTGCGTGGGTTACGGGAGCGTTATGAACTTCACCATGGGGTGAAAATATCAGACAATGCTCTTGTATCAGCAGCAATTCTTTCGGATAGATACATCACAGAGCGCTTTCTACCAGACAAAG CCATTGACCTTGTTGATGAAGCTGCTGCAAAGCTGAAAATGGAGATAACATCAAAGCCTACTGAGTTGGATGAGGTGGATCGGGCAGTGCTTAAGTTGGAGATGGAAAAGCTGTCTCTTAAAAATGACACAGCCCCATCTTCAAAAGAGCGCTTGATGAAGCTGGAACATGATTTGGTGGCTCTAAAACAAAAGCAAGGGGAGTTAAACAAACAGTGGGAAAATGAGAAAATTCTTATGAACCGAGTTCGGTCAATTAAAGAAGAG ATTGACAGAGTTAACCTAGAGATGGAAGCTGCTGAGCGTGAATACAACCTGAATCGTGCTGCTGAACTCAAGTATGGCACATTGATGGCACTCCAGCGCCAGCTTGAAGAGGCTGAGAAAAACATTGCTGATTATCGGATATCTGGAAAGTCACTACTAAGGGAGGAAGTTACAGATCTCGACATTGCTGAGATAGTAAGTAGATGGACAGGCATACCACTATCTAACCTCCAGCAGACTGAGAGAGAGAAGCTCGTCTTGCTAGAGGAGGTTCTCCACAGAAGGGTTGTTGGGCAGGACATGGCTGTGAGATCTGTAGCTGATGCAATACGACGTTCCAGGGCAGGGCTTTCTGACCCAAATCGGCCTATTGCAAGCTTCATGTTTATGGGGCCGACAGGTGTTGGTAAAACTGAACTAGCAAAAACTCTTGCTGGGTATCTTTTCAACACGGAGAATGCGCTTGTACGAATTGATATGAGTGAATACATGGAAAAGCATGCAGTTTCGCGGCTGGTTGGTGCACCACCTGGCTATGTTGGATATGAAGAGGGCGGACAGTTAACAGAAGTGGTCCGGCGAAGGCCATATTCGGTGGTGTTGTTTGATGAAATTGAGAAGGCGCATCATGATGTTTTCAACATCCTGTTGCAGCTCTTGGATGACGGAAGAATAACTGATTCTCAAGGACGGACTGTCAGTTTCACTAATACAGTTCTAATCATGACATCAAACATTGGATCTCATTACATCCTTGAAACTCTTAGAAACACAGAGGATAGCAAGGATGCAGTATATGATGTGATGAAAAGACAGGTGGTTGAATTAGCAAGACAAACTTTCCGGCCAGAGTTCATGAACCGGATTGATGAATACATTGTTTTCCAGCCTCTGGATTCGAAACAAATCAGTAAAATTGTTGAAATTCAG CTGGATCGTGTGAGAGACAGACTGAAACAGAGGAGTATCAACTTGCATTACACGGAGGATGCAGTTAAAGTGCTGGCAACATTAGGGTTCGACCCTAACTTTGGAGCGAGGCCCGTGAAGCGGGTGATTCAACAAATGGTTGAGAATGAGATAGCAATGGAAATCTTAAGAGGTGAAATCAAGGAAGAAGATTCAATTGTTCTTGATCAGACCCCAGACGCTCAGGGTAACAAGCGATTGTGCATTAAAAAGGTCGAAAAGTTTGCCCAGGATGCCATGGTAGCAAACAACTAG